In the genome of Aspergillus luchuensis IFO 4308 DNA, chromosome 2, nearly complete sequence, one region contains:
- a CDS encoding uncharacterized protein (COG:S;~EggNog:ENOG410PTFH;~InterPro:IPR013268;~PFAM:PF08297;~go_function: GO:0030515 - snoRNA binding [Evidence IEA];~go_process: GO:0006364 - rRNA processing [Evidence IEA]), translating to MSHGGLSRSSMFSQFVTAAKGLFSRQDSDESSPKNLRPTTTTTTTTTTTTSSGAPSENTSKMVTATRQRKFPAEKQQSSTEPEVNGSNGKRKSEPVGAEPTETQSKNKRRKRSSLEATTQESQSKPSSNKKSKKMTESTEEPEQQQEEEKKPSAAPAPKKHFRFDSEEPEIPEVAAIEETTEAQQDEDDDSSDDDEAPETVDNSAQLSKMRMEAKKQERARQIEEQLKRDKRKQLDELRKSQAKLAKKKEAKAEDLLSESTETLQGTTTQDARRSALPALLPDDILNAAPDVRPPTPPAEERSIMQKKPNKLRFLDKKEKPPKDARVGDVTIRVLDDGVSKNPSKTVLPPKASKTGRNAKQNWLNKSRNTGALNGLRRTTGGSSGFVRK from the exons ATGTCACACGGGGGACTTTCTAGATCCTCTATGTTCTCTCAGTTTGTGACAGCAGCAAAGGGGTTATTTTCTCGACAGGACTCCGACGAATCCTCTCCCAAAAATCTGCGccctacaactactactactactactactactactactacctcctcCGGCGCCCCATCTGAAAATACATCGAAAATGGTCACGGCAACAAGACAGCGGAAATTCCCCGCTGAGAAACAACAATCCTCGACAGAGCCTGAAGTCAATGGATCGAATGGAAAGCGCAAGTCCGAGCCCGTGGGCGCTGAGCCCACTGAGACCCAGAGCAAGAACAAGCGGCGGAAGAGAAGCAGTCTAGAGGCGACGACACAGGAATCACAGAGCAAGCCTTCGAGTAAcaagaagtcgaagaagatgacggaGTCGACTGAGGAgcctgagcagcagcaagaggaggaaaagaaacctTCAGCAGCGCCGGCGCCGAAGAAGCACTTCCGCTTTGATAGCGAGGAGCCGGAAATTCCGGAGGTTGCGGCTATTGAGGAGACTACGGAGGCACaacaggatgaagatgatgacagcagtgatgatgacgaggccCCAGAGACGGTCGATAACTCTGCACAGCtgtcgaagatgaggatggaagcTAAGAAGCAGGAGCGGGCTAGGCAAAT AGAGGAGCAATTGAAGAGGGACAAACGGAAACAATTGGATGAGCTGCGCAAATCTCAGGCGAagttggcgaagaagaaggaagctAAGGCCGAGGACCTGTTGTCAGAAAGCACAGAGACTCTTCAAGGAACTACCACGCAAGATGCGCGACGGTCGGCCCTCcccgctcttcttccagatgatATTCTCAATGCGGCCCCTGATGTTCGGCCCCCGACACCTcccgcggaggagaggtctatcatgcagaagaagcccaacaAGCTACGATtcctggacaagaaggagaagccgccGAAGGACGCGCGGGTTGGAGATGTTACTATCCGGgtgttggatgatggtgtaTCCAAGAACCCATCAAAGACGGTTCTGCCGCCCAAGGCCTCCAAAACTGGGCGCAATGCCAAGCAGAATTGGCTGAACAAATCCCGCAACACAGGCGCTTTGAATGGGTTGAGAAGGACGACTGGCGGTTCCTCGGGATTCGTGCGCAAATAG
- a CDS encoding YagE family protein (COG:S;~EggNog:ENOG410PFZK;~InterPro:IPR003734;~PFAM:PF02582;~TransMembrane:1 (o505-528i)), producing MVTTESSPLLPQHHLPTSSNTSPRGNRPPRTVTFNPLATVSTYHDSTSADPTFRPLQSGSSSAPHSQESHYRPTGLSALNSKLRRRNSHGAPFSTTNTPIAAAPKVGPQRTTKNAQKLKLLPDPVTEAEEELGGDDFPSDVYSQIARIKEPTARSHAAKLGKADRERLPRVTAYCTANSYRLEGIIKFLKSRSKTRGANPKLYDECVYSPYDYGYEEKQNGTWGLSNNGINMGDGHPSQRPSNERRYSDSVVEVQDNTNSRREDLIDLQDSQSHATDMDHASTTAVSDHQGDVHPDFDTTIHTPEVFLFDYGTVVIWGMSPAHESRFLSDVSKFAASILSPEDTQVENFNFYYAREYQARIYNDFISLRDPRNHMIKLAISHALAQSVKTSLFEDLVSETISNTAPLPAQIAQTGSVNLTRRQINMQIGELFILRINIHLQGSVLDSPELMWAEPQLEPVYQAVRSYLEMDQRVSLLTERLDVIADLLAVLKDQLTHRHGEYLEWIVIVLIAAEILVAAINIVVDLYAGVE from the exons ATGGTTACTACAGAATCCTCTCCGCTCCTCCCCCAGCATCACCTCCCGACTTCCTCCAATACGTCACCGCGAGGAAACCGTCCGCCGCGGACAGTCACCTTCAACCCATTGGCAACTGTCAGCACCTACCATGACTCTACCTCCGCAGATCCCACCTTCCGACCTCTCCAATCCGGCTCTTCATCTGCACCGCATTCTCAGGAGAGCCATTACCGACCGACCGGCCTCTCCGCCCTGAATAGCAAGCTCCGCCGGCGGAACAGCCATGGCGCTCCATTCAGCACCACAAACACCCCAATCGCTGCAGCCCCCAAAGTCGGACCGCAAAGAACGACGAAAAATGCGCAAAAACTTAAATTGCTTCCCGATCCTGTGactgaggctgaggaggaacTCGGTGGTGATGACTTTCCGTCCGATGTCTATTCGCAGATTGCCCGCATTAAAGAACCCACGGCGAGGAGTCACGCTGCAAAGTTAGGAAAGGCCGACAGAGAGCGTTTGCCGCGAGTTACTGCCTACTGCACGGCCAATTCGTATCGACTAGAAGGGATAATCAAATTTCTCAAGTCTCGCTCCAAGACCCGCGGGGCCAACCCAAAGCTCTACGACGAATGTGTCTACTCGCCATATGACTACGGCTATgaggagaagcagaatgGCACATGGGGTCTTTCGAATAATGGAATAAACATGGGAGACGGTCACCCCAGTCAACGGCCGTCTAATGAGCGCCGCTACTCGGACAGTGTGGTTGAGGTCCAGGATAATACCAACTCTCGGCGGGAAGATCTCATAGACCTACAGGACTCTCAATCCCACGCCACCGATATGGACCATGCTTCGACTACTGCCGTGTCGGACCACCAAGGAGATGTACATCCCGATTTCGACACGACGATCCATACCCCTGAAGTGTTCCTGTTCGATTACGGCACCGTCGTAATATGGGGCATGTCACCTGCACACGAGTCACGATTCCTATCCGATGTTTCCAAGTTTGCCGCTTCCATCCTCAGTCCCGAAGATACCCAGGTCGAGAACTTCAATTTCTACTATGCTCGCGAATATCAAGCCCGGATATACAACGACTTCATCTCTCTACGCGACCCGCGTAACCACATGATCAAACTGGCCATCTCCCACGCATTGGCCCAATCCGTCAAGACCTCCCTATTCGAAGACCTCGTATCTGAGACCATCTCCAACACCGCACCCCTACCTGCTCAGATCGCCCAGACAGGCAGTGTTAATCTCACCCGACGCCAGATCAACATGCAAATCGGCGAATTGTTCATCCTACGGATCAACATCCACCTGCAAGGCTCGGTTCTAGACTCTCCAGAACTCATGTGGGCCGAGCCCCAACTAGAACCGGTTTACCAGGCCGTCCGCAGTTACCTTGAAATGGATCAGCGTGTAAGCCTGCTCACTGAGCGGTTGGACGTGATAGCGGATCTTCTCGCCGTCCTCAAAGATCAACTAACTCACCGCCACGGTGAGTATCTTGAATGGATCG TAATTGTTCTCATTGCGGCAGAAATTCTAGTCGCAGCCATCAACATCGTGGTTGACTTGTACGCTGGCGTGGAGTGA
- a CDS encoding putative mitochondrial phosphate transporter Pic2 (COG:C;~EggNog:ENOG410PFFI;~InterPro:IPR018108,IPR023395;~PFAM:PF00153;~TransMembrane:2 (i217-235o255-272i)), with translation MAAQKPKYPLGKIEPNSAKYFASCTLGGIIACGPTHTAVTPLDLVKCRRQVDPKIYTSNLSAWRTIISKEGLRGIFFGWTPTFVGYSFQGAGKYGFYEYFKYLYGDQLFPNANRTVVFLGASASAEFFADMALCPMEAIKVRMQTTLPPFAHTLREGWSKIVAQEGMSGLYKGLYPLWARQIPYTMTKFATFEETVKFIYKTLGKPKEQFNGLQQTGVSFLGVYIAGIFCAIVSHPADVMVSKLNADRKGELSCFLFQNYRLGCLGLWLMMFSW, from the exons ATGGCGGCACAAAAGCCCAAGTACCCCTTGGGCAAGATTGAGCCCAACTCGGCCAAGTATTTTGCCAGTTGCACCCTCGGAGGAATCATTG CCTGCG GCCCTACCCACACAGCCGTCACTCCCCTCGATCTCGTAAAATGCCGCCGTCAAGTCGACCCCAAGATCTAcacctccaacctctccgcCTGGCGCACCATCATATCTAAAGAAGGTCTGCGcggcatcttcttcggctggACCCCCACCTTTGTCGGCTACTCCTTCCAAGGCGCCGGTAAATACGGCTTCTACGAATACTTCAAATACCTCTATGGAGACCAGCTCTTCCCGAATGCGAACCGCACCGTCGTCTTCCTAGGCGCCAGTGCCTCGGCCGAATTCTTCGCTGATATGGCCCTCTGTCCGATGGAGGCCATCAAGGTACGCATGCAGACGACGCTGCCGCCGTTTGCGCATACATTGCGCGAGGGATGGAGCAAAATCGTGGCGCAGGAGGGCATGTCGGGCTTGTACAAGGGGTTGTATCCGTTGTGGGCGAGACAGATCCCTTATACCATGACGAAGTTTGCGACGTTTGAGGAGACGGTCAAGTTTATCTATAAGACGCTGGGCAAACCCAAGGAACAGTTCAATGGGTTGCAGCAGACGGGGGTCAGCTTTTTGGGAGTTTATATTGCGGGAATCTTCTGTGCCATTGTCAGTCACCCGGCGGATGTTATGGTGAGTAAGTTGAATGCGGATCGAAAAGGTGAGTTatcctgttttctttttcaaaaTTATCGTTTAGGGTGTTTAGGGTTATGGCTGATGATGTTTAGCTGGTGA
- a CDS encoding uncharacterized protein (COG:S;~EggNog:ENOG410PNT1) yields the protein MEEARQPSTTSNPPSVENAYKRKCLALKKRLNEIEEENELMRLRNRRGWQYIQKMRLESCILLERLAKVTGMTEEAQAGVNPELRARASAMMTNVAAVTGGETGKNGAAGAPQFLEDETEGSSDEQPPTPQERPLRVKRSRKSNLPNDANLEDEAANNENNNDSNSKDKEKEKDAKDKDATESGAAAADGDNGNGDSSSSLPRLAPAPSQDDMTSSFRVQPGSNGSANDKEGATSDRGSHNPESAEQRGDGGVEDETTPMDMDAKEEEEEEAKEEREG from the exons atggaagaagcccgccAACCCTCGACAACCTCCAACCCTCCCAGCGTCGAAAACGCCTACAAACGCAAATGCCTGGCCCTAAAGAAGCGCCTCAACGAAATCGAAGAGGAAAATGAATTGATGCGTCTCCGCAACCGTCGCGGCTGGCAATACATCCAGAAAATGCGCCTCGAGTCATGCATTCTCCTCGAGCGACTGGCCAAGGTCACCGGCATGACGGAGGAAGCGCAGGCCGGCGTGAACCCGGAACTGCGCGCCCGAGCATCAGCCATGATGACGAATGTCGCAGCAGTGACGGGTGGAGAGACGGGGAAGAATGGTGCTGCCGGCGCGCCGCAGTTCCTGGAGGACGAGACGGAGGGGAGTTCCGATGAGCAACCGCCTACT CCCCAGGAAAGGCCTCTGCGCGTGAAGCGATCCAGGAAATCCAACTTGCCCAATGATGCCAATTTAGAAGATGAGGCAGCGAACAATGAGAACAACAATGACAGTAACAGCAAAGataaagagaaggagaaagacgCCAAGGATAAAGATGCGACGGAATCTGGCGCCGCAGCAGCTGATGGTGATAACGGTAATGGAGATTCGTCGTCCTCGTTGCCGCGACTAGCCCCCGCCCCGTCGCAGGATGATATGACCTCGTCATTCCGCGTTCAACCGGGTAGTAACGGGTCCGCGAATGATAAGGAGGGTGCTACTAGTGATCGCGGGAGCCATAACCCTGAATCTGCGGAGCAgaggggtgatggtggtgtggaggatgagacGACGCCGATGGATATGGatgccaaggaagaggaggaggaggaagctaaggaggagagggaggggtga